In a genomic window of Piliocolobus tephrosceles isolate RC106 chromosome 1, ASM277652v3, whole genome shotgun sequence:
- the RRNAD1 gene encoding protein RRNAD1 isoform X5 — MLLGMPGEGEVVRYRSVWPLTLLALKSTACALAFTRTPGFQTTSEFLENPSQSSRLTAPFRKHVRPKKQHEIRRLGELVKKLSDFTGCTQVVDVGSGQGHLSRFMALGLGLMVKSIEGDQRLVERAQRLDQELLQALEKEEKRNPQVVQTSPRHSPHHVVRWVDPTALCEELLLPLENPCQGRARLLLTGLHACGDLSVALLRHFCCPEVVALASVGCCYMKLSDPGGYPLSQWVAGLPGYELPYRLREGACHALEEYAERLQKAGPGLRTHCYRAALETVIRRARPELRRPGVQGIPRVHELKIEEYVQRGLQRVGLDPQLPLNLAALQAHQAQENRVVAFFSLALLLAPLVETLILLDRLLYLQEQGFHAELLPIFSPELSPRNLVLVATKMPLGQALSILETEDS; from the exons ATGCTGCTGGGGATGCCTGGGGAAGGGGAGGTCGTCAG GTACAGGTCAGTGTGGCCACTCACCCTGCTGGCCCTGAAGTCCACAGCCTGTGCCCTGGCCTTTACCCGGACGCCTGGCTTTCAGACCACCTCAGAGTTCCTGGAGAACCCCAGCCAGAGCTCCCGACTAACAGCTCCATTCCGGAAACATGTCAGGCCCAAGAAGCAGCATGAGATCCGGAGGCTGGGAGAG TTGGTGAAGAAGCTGAGTGATTTCACAGGCTGCACCCAGGTTGTAGACGTGGGCTCAGGCCAG GGCCATCTCTCCCGCTTCATGGCTCTTGGCCTGGGGTTGATGGTGAAGAGCATCGAAGGGGATCAGAGACTGGTGGAGAGAGCCCAGCGCCTGGACCAGGAGCTTCTGCAGGCtctggagaaagaggagaagaggaacCCACAG GTGGTCCAAACCAGCCCTCGTCACTCCCCACACCATGTGGTTAGGTGGGTAGACCCCACAGCCCTGTGTGAGGAGCTTCTGCTTCCACTGGAGAACCCGTGTCAGGGCAGGGCCCGCTTGCTGCTCACAGGCCTCCACGCCTGTGGGGATCTGAGTGTTGCCTTGCTGAGGCACTTCTGCTGTCCTGAGGTGGTGGCCCTGGCCTCAGTGGGCTGCTGCTACATGAAGCTGAGTGACCCTGGCGGCTACCCACTGAGTCAGTGGGTGGCTGGGCTGCCTGGCTATGAACTGCCCTACAGGCTTCGGGAGGGGGCCTGCCATGCCCTGGAGGAGTATGCTGAGCGGCTACAGAAAGCTGGCCCTGGCCTCCGAACTCACTGCTACCGTGCAGCACTGGAGACAGTCATCCGACGGGCCCGGCCCGAGCTCCGTCGGCCAGGCGTGCAGGGTATCCCCAGGGTCCACGAGCTCAAGATTGAAGA ATATGTGCAGCGGGGGCTACAGCGAGTGGGGCTGGACCCCCAGCTGCCACTGAATCTGGCTGCCCTTCAGGCCCACCAGGCCCAGGAGAACCGTGTGGTGGCCTTCTTCAGCCTGGCTCTACTGCTTGCCCCACTGGTGGAGACGCTTATTCTACTGGACCGGCTGCTGTACCTTCAGGAGCAGG GTTTCCATGCTGAGCTCCTGCCCATCTTCAGTCCTGAACTCTCTCCCAGAAACCTGGTTCTGGTGGCCACCAAGATGCCCCTGGGTCAGGCTCTTTCTATTCTGGAGACTGAAGACAGCTAA
- the RRNAD1 gene encoding protein RRNAD1 isoform X3, with translation MPGISARGLSHEGRRQLAVNLTRVLALYRSILDAYIIEFFTDNLWDTLPCSWQEALDGLNPPQLATMLLGMPGEGEVVRYRSVWPLTLLALKSTACALAFTRTPGFQTTSEFLENPSQSSRLTAPFRKHVRPKKQHEIRRLGEGHLSRFMALGLGLMVKSIEGDQRLVERAQRLDQELLQALEKEEKRNPQVVQTSPRHSPHHVVRWVDPTALCEELLLPLENPCQGRARLLLTGLHACGDLSVALLRHFCCPEVVALASVGCCYMKLSDPGGYPLSQWVAGLPGYELPYRLREGACHALEEYAERLQKAGPGLRTHCYRAALETVIRRARPELRRPGVQGIPRVHELKIEEYVQRGLQRVGLDPQLPLNLAALQAHQAQENRVVAFFSLALLLAPLVETLILLDRLLYLQEQGFHAELLPIFSPELSPRNLVLVATKMPLGQALSILETEDS, from the exons ATGCCGGGCATCTCCGCTCGAGGCCTCTCTCATGAGGGGAGGAGGCAGCTAGCTGTTAACCTTACCCGTGTCCTGGCGCTCTACCGTTCCATCCTGGATGCCTACATCATC GAATTTTTCACGGACAACCTGTGGGACACACTCCCTTGCTCATGGCAGGAAGCACTGGATGGACTGAACCCACCACAGCTGGCCACAATGCTGCTGGGGATGCCTGGGGAAGGGGAGGTCGTCAG GTACAGGTCAGTGTGGCCACTCACCCTGCTGGCCCTGAAGTCCACAGCCTGTGCCCTGGCCTTTACCCGGACGCCTGGCTTTCAGACCACCTCAGAGTTCCTGGAGAACCCCAGCCAGAGCTCCCGACTAACAGCTCCATTCCGGAAACATGTCAGGCCCAAGAAGCAGCATGAGATCCGGAGGCTGGGAGAG GGCCATCTCTCCCGCTTCATGGCTCTTGGCCTGGGGTTGATGGTGAAGAGCATCGAAGGGGATCAGAGACTGGTGGAGAGAGCCCAGCGCCTGGACCAGGAGCTTCTGCAGGCtctggagaaagaggagaagaggaacCCACAG GTGGTCCAAACCAGCCCTCGTCACTCCCCACACCATGTGGTTAGGTGGGTAGACCCCACAGCCCTGTGTGAGGAGCTTCTGCTTCCACTGGAGAACCCGTGTCAGGGCAGGGCCCGCTTGCTGCTCACAGGCCTCCACGCCTGTGGGGATCTGAGTGTTGCCTTGCTGAGGCACTTCTGCTGTCCTGAGGTGGTGGCCCTGGCCTCAGTGGGCTGCTGCTACATGAAGCTGAGTGACCCTGGCGGCTACCCACTGAGTCAGTGGGTGGCTGGGCTGCCTGGCTATGAACTGCCCTACAGGCTTCGGGAGGGGGCCTGCCATGCCCTGGAGGAGTATGCTGAGCGGCTACAGAAAGCTGGCCCTGGCCTCCGAACTCACTGCTACCGTGCAGCACTGGAGACAGTCATCCGACGGGCCCGGCCCGAGCTCCGTCGGCCAGGCGTGCAGGGTATCCCCAGGGTCCACGAGCTCAAGATTGAAGA ATATGTGCAGCGGGGGCTACAGCGAGTGGGGCTGGACCCCCAGCTGCCACTGAATCTGGCTGCCCTTCAGGCCCACCAGGCCCAGGAGAACCGTGTGGTGGCCTTCTTCAGCCTGGCTCTACTGCTTGCCCCACTGGTGGAGACGCTTATTCTACTGGACCGGCTGCTGTACCTTCAGGAGCAGG GTTTCCATGCTGAGCTCCTGCCCATCTTCAGTCCTGAACTCTCTCCCAGAAACCTGGTTCTGGTGGCCACCAAGATGCCCCTGGGTCAGGCTCTTTCTATTCTGGAGACTGAAGACAGCTAA
- the RRNAD1 gene encoding protein RRNAD1 isoform X1: MPGISARGLSHEGRRQLAVNLTRVLALYRSILDAYIIEFFTDNLWDTLPCSWQEALDGLNPPQLATMLLGMPGEGEVVRYRSVWPLTLLALKSTACALAFTRTPGFQTTSEFLENPSQSSRLTAPFRKHVRPKKQHEIRRLGELVKKLSDFTGCTQVVDVGSGQGHLSRFMALGLGLMVKSIEGDQRLVERAQRLDQELLQALEKEEKRNPQVVQTSPRHSPHHVVRWVDPTALCEELLLPLENPCQGRARLLLTGLHACGDLSVALLRHFCCPEVVALASVGCCYMKLSDPGGYPLSQWVAGLPGYELPYRLREGACHALEEYAERLQKAGPGLRTHCYRAALETVIRRARPELRRPGVQGIPRVHELKIEEYVQRGLQRVGLDPQLPLNLAALQAHQAQENRVVAFFSLALLLAPLVETLILLDRLLYLQEQGFHAELLPIFSPELSPRNLVLVATKMPLGQALSILETEDS; the protein is encoded by the exons ATGCCGGGCATCTCCGCTCGAGGCCTCTCTCATGAGGGGAGGAGGCAGCTAGCTGTTAACCTTACCCGTGTCCTGGCGCTCTACCGTTCCATCCTGGATGCCTACATCATC GAATTTTTCACGGACAACCTGTGGGACACACTCCCTTGCTCATGGCAGGAAGCACTGGATGGACTGAACCCACCACAGCTGGCCACAATGCTGCTGGGGATGCCTGGGGAAGGGGAGGTCGTCAG GTACAGGTCAGTGTGGCCACTCACCCTGCTGGCCCTGAAGTCCACAGCCTGTGCCCTGGCCTTTACCCGGACGCCTGGCTTTCAGACCACCTCAGAGTTCCTGGAGAACCCCAGCCAGAGCTCCCGACTAACAGCTCCATTCCGGAAACATGTCAGGCCCAAGAAGCAGCATGAGATCCGGAGGCTGGGAGAG TTGGTGAAGAAGCTGAGTGATTTCACAGGCTGCACCCAGGTTGTAGACGTGGGCTCAGGCCAG GGCCATCTCTCCCGCTTCATGGCTCTTGGCCTGGGGTTGATGGTGAAGAGCATCGAAGGGGATCAGAGACTGGTGGAGAGAGCCCAGCGCCTGGACCAGGAGCTTCTGCAGGCtctggagaaagaggagaagaggaacCCACAG GTGGTCCAAACCAGCCCTCGTCACTCCCCACACCATGTGGTTAGGTGGGTAGACCCCACAGCCCTGTGTGAGGAGCTTCTGCTTCCACTGGAGAACCCGTGTCAGGGCAGGGCCCGCTTGCTGCTCACAGGCCTCCACGCCTGTGGGGATCTGAGTGTTGCCTTGCTGAGGCACTTCTGCTGTCCTGAGGTGGTGGCCCTGGCCTCAGTGGGCTGCTGCTACATGAAGCTGAGTGACCCTGGCGGCTACCCACTGAGTCAGTGGGTGGCTGGGCTGCCTGGCTATGAACTGCCCTACAGGCTTCGGGAGGGGGCCTGCCATGCCCTGGAGGAGTATGCTGAGCGGCTACAGAAAGCTGGCCCTGGCCTCCGAACTCACTGCTACCGTGCAGCACTGGAGACAGTCATCCGACGGGCCCGGCCCGAGCTCCGTCGGCCAGGCGTGCAGGGTATCCCCAGGGTCCACGAGCTCAAGATTGAAGA ATATGTGCAGCGGGGGCTACAGCGAGTGGGGCTGGACCCCCAGCTGCCACTGAATCTGGCTGCCCTTCAGGCCCACCAGGCCCAGGAGAACCGTGTGGTGGCCTTCTTCAGCCTGGCTCTACTGCTTGCCCCACTGGTGGAGACGCTTATTCTACTGGACCGGCTGCTGTACCTTCAGGAGCAGG GTTTCCATGCTGAGCTCCTGCCCATCTTCAGTCCTGAACTCTCTCCCAGAAACCTGGTTCTGGTGGCCACCAAGATGCCCCTGGGTCAGGCTCTTTCTATTCTGGAGACTGAAGACAGCTAA
- the MRPL24 gene encoding 39S ribosomal protein L24, mitochondrial, with protein sequence MRLSALLALASKVTLPPNYRYGMSPPGSLADKRKNPPWLRRRPVVVEPISDEDWYLFRGDTVEILEGKDAGKQGKVVQVIRQRNWVVVGGLNTHYRYIGKTMDYRGTMIPSEAPLLHRQVKLVDPMDRKPTEIEWRYTEAGERVRVSTRSGRIIPKPEFPRADGIVPETWIDGPKDTSVEDALERTYVPRLKTLQEEVMEAMGIKETRKYKKVYWY encoded by the exons ATGCGTCTTTCTGCCCTGCTGGCCTTGGCATCCAAGGTCACTCTGCCCCCCAATTACCGCTATGGGATGAGCCCCCCAGGCTCCTTGGCAGACAAGAGGAAGAACCCCCCATGGCTCAGGCGGCGCCCAGTGGTTGTGGAACCCATCTCTGATGAAGACTGGTATCTGTTCCGTGGGGACACG GTGGAGATCCTAGAAGGCAAGGATGCCGGAAAGCAGGGCAAAGTGGTTCAAGTTATCCGGCAGCGAAACTGGGTGGTCGTGGGAGGGCTGAACACG CATTACCGCTACATTGGCAAGACCATGGATTACCGAGGAACCATGATCCCTAGTGAAGCCCCCTTGCTCCACCGCCAGGTCAAACTTGTGGATCCTATGGACAG GAAACCCACTGAGATTGAGTGGAGATATACTGAAGCAGGAGAGCGGGTACGAGTCTCCACACGATCAGGGAGAATTATCCCTAAACCCGAATTTCCCAGAGCTGATGGCATCGTCCCTGAAACGTGGATTG ATGGCCCCAAAGACACATCAGTGGAAGATGCTTTAGAAAGAACCTACGTGCCCCGTCTAAAGACACTACAGGAGGAGGTGATGGAGGCCATGGGGATCAAGGAGACTCGGAAATACAAGAAGGTCTATTGGTATTGA
- the RRNAD1 gene encoding protein RRNAD1 isoform X4, giving the protein MAGSTGWTEPTTAGHNAAGDAWGRGGRQSTACALAFTRTPGFQTTSEFLENPSQSSRLTAPFRKHVRPKKQHEIRRLGELVKKLSDFTGCTQVVDVGSGQGHLSRFMALGLGLMVKSIEGDQRLVERAQRLDQELLQALEKEEKRNPQVVQTSPRHSPHHVVRWVDPTALCEELLLPLENPCQGRARLLLTGLHACGDLSVALLRHFCCPEVVALASVGCCYMKLSDPGGYPLSQWVAGLPGYELPYRLREGACHALEEYAERLQKAGPGLRTHCYRAALETVIRRARPELRRPGVQGIPRVHELKIEEYVQRGLQRVGLDPQLPLNLAALQAHQAQENRVVAFFSLALLLAPLVETLILLDRLLYLQEQGFHAELLPIFSPELSPRNLVLVATKMPLGQALSILETEDS; this is encoded by the exons ATGGCAGGAAGCACTGGATGGACTGAACCCACCACAGCTGGCCACAATGCTGCTGGGGATGCCTGGGGAAGGGGAGGTCGTCAG TCCACAGCCTGTGCCCTGGCCTTTACCCGGACGCCTGGCTTTCAGACCACCTCAGAGTTCCTGGAGAACCCCAGCCAGAGCTCCCGACTAACAGCTCCATTCCGGAAACATGTCAGGCCCAAGAAGCAGCATGAGATCCGGAGGCTGGGAGAG TTGGTGAAGAAGCTGAGTGATTTCACAGGCTGCACCCAGGTTGTAGACGTGGGCTCAGGCCAG GGCCATCTCTCCCGCTTCATGGCTCTTGGCCTGGGGTTGATGGTGAAGAGCATCGAAGGGGATCAGAGACTGGTGGAGAGAGCCCAGCGCCTGGACCAGGAGCTTCTGCAGGCtctggagaaagaggagaagaggaacCCACAG GTGGTCCAAACCAGCCCTCGTCACTCCCCACACCATGTGGTTAGGTGGGTAGACCCCACAGCCCTGTGTGAGGAGCTTCTGCTTCCACTGGAGAACCCGTGTCAGGGCAGGGCCCGCTTGCTGCTCACAGGCCTCCACGCCTGTGGGGATCTGAGTGTTGCCTTGCTGAGGCACTTCTGCTGTCCTGAGGTGGTGGCCCTGGCCTCAGTGGGCTGCTGCTACATGAAGCTGAGTGACCCTGGCGGCTACCCACTGAGTCAGTGGGTGGCTGGGCTGCCTGGCTATGAACTGCCCTACAGGCTTCGGGAGGGGGCCTGCCATGCCCTGGAGGAGTATGCTGAGCGGCTACAGAAAGCTGGCCCTGGCCTCCGAACTCACTGCTACCGTGCAGCACTGGAGACAGTCATCCGACGGGCCCGGCCCGAGCTCCGTCGGCCAGGCGTGCAGGGTATCCCCAGGGTCCACGAGCTCAAGATTGAAGA ATATGTGCAGCGGGGGCTACAGCGAGTGGGGCTGGACCCCCAGCTGCCACTGAATCTGGCTGCCCTTCAGGCCCACCAGGCCCAGGAGAACCGTGTGGTGGCCTTCTTCAGCCTGGCTCTACTGCTTGCCCCACTGGTGGAGACGCTTATTCTACTGGACCGGCTGCTGTACCTTCAGGAGCAGG GTTTCCATGCTGAGCTCCTGCCCATCTTCAGTCCTGAACTCTCTCCCAGAAACCTGGTTCTGGTGGCCACCAAGATGCCCCTGGGTCAGGCTCTTTCTATTCTGGAGACTGAAGACAGCTAA
- the RRNAD1 gene encoding protein RRNAD1 isoform X2: MPGISARGLSHEGRRQLAVNLTRVLALYRSILDAYIIEFFTDNLWDTLPCSWQEALDGLNPPQLATMLLGMPGEGEVVRYRSVWPLTLLALKSTACALAFTRTPGFQTTSEFLENPSQSSRLTAPFRKHVRPKKQHEIRRLGELVKKLSDFTGCTQVVDVGSGQGHLSRFMALGLGLMVKSIEGDQRLVERAQRLDQELLQALEKEEKRNPQVVQTSPRHSPHHVVRWVDPTALCEELLLPLENPCQGRARLLLTGLHACGDLSVALLRHFCCPEVVALASVGCCYMKLSDPGGYPLSQWVAGLPGYELPYRLREGACHALEEYAERLQKAGPGLRTHCYRAALETVIRRARPELRRPGVQGIPRVHELKIEEPTRPRRTVWWPSSAWLYCLPHWWRRLFYWTGCCTFRSRVSMLSSCPSSVLNSLPETWFWWPPRCPWVRLFLFWRLKTANAA, from the exons ATGCCGGGCATCTCCGCTCGAGGCCTCTCTCATGAGGGGAGGAGGCAGCTAGCTGTTAACCTTACCCGTGTCCTGGCGCTCTACCGTTCCATCCTGGATGCCTACATCATC GAATTTTTCACGGACAACCTGTGGGACACACTCCCTTGCTCATGGCAGGAAGCACTGGATGGACTGAACCCACCACAGCTGGCCACAATGCTGCTGGGGATGCCTGGGGAAGGGGAGGTCGTCAG GTACAGGTCAGTGTGGCCACTCACCCTGCTGGCCCTGAAGTCCACAGCCTGTGCCCTGGCCTTTACCCGGACGCCTGGCTTTCAGACCACCTCAGAGTTCCTGGAGAACCCCAGCCAGAGCTCCCGACTAACAGCTCCATTCCGGAAACATGTCAGGCCCAAGAAGCAGCATGAGATCCGGAGGCTGGGAGAG TTGGTGAAGAAGCTGAGTGATTTCACAGGCTGCACCCAGGTTGTAGACGTGGGCTCAGGCCAG GGCCATCTCTCCCGCTTCATGGCTCTTGGCCTGGGGTTGATGGTGAAGAGCATCGAAGGGGATCAGAGACTGGTGGAGAGAGCCCAGCGCCTGGACCAGGAGCTTCTGCAGGCtctggagaaagaggagaagaggaacCCACAG GTGGTCCAAACCAGCCCTCGTCACTCCCCACACCATGTGGTTAGGTGGGTAGACCCCACAGCCCTGTGTGAGGAGCTTCTGCTTCCACTGGAGAACCCGTGTCAGGGCAGGGCCCGCTTGCTGCTCACAGGCCTCCACGCCTGTGGGGATCTGAGTGTTGCCTTGCTGAGGCACTTCTGCTGTCCTGAGGTGGTGGCCCTGGCCTCAGTGGGCTGCTGCTACATGAAGCTGAGTGACCCTGGCGGCTACCCACTGAGTCAGTGGGTGGCTGGGCTGCCTGGCTATGAACTGCCCTACAGGCTTCGGGAGGGGGCCTGCCATGCCCTGGAGGAGTATGCTGAGCGGCTACAGAAAGCTGGCCCTGGCCTCCGAACTCACTGCTACCGTGCAGCACTGGAGACAGTCATCCGACGGGCCCGGCCCGAGCTCCGTCGGCCAGGCGTGCAGGGTATCCCCAGGGTCCACGAGCTCAAGATTGAAGA GCCCACCAGGCCCAGGAGAACCGTGTGGTGGCCTTCTTCAGCCTGGCTCTACTGCTTGCCCCACTGGTGGAGACGCTTATTCTACTGGACCGGCTGCTGTACCTTCAGGAGCAGG GTTTCCATGCTGAGCTCCTGCCCATCTTCAGTCCTGAACTCTCTCCCAGAAACCTGGTTCTGGTGGCCACCAAGATGCCCCTGGGTCAGGCTCTTTCTATTCTGGAGACTGAAGACAGCTAATGCAGCCTGA
- the RRNAD1 gene encoding protein RRNAD1 isoform X7: MPGISARGLSHEGRRQLAVNLTRVLALYRSILDAYIIEFFTDNLWDTLPCSWQEALDGLNPPQLATMLLGMPGEGEVVRYRSVWPLTLLALKSTACALAFTRTPGFQTTSEFLENPSQSSRLTAPFRKHVRPKKQHEIRRLGELVKKLSDFTGCTQVVDVGSGQGHLSRFMALGLGLMVKSIEGDQRLVERAQRLDQELLQALEKEEKRNPQICAAGATASGAGPPAATESGCPSGPPGPGEPCGGLLQPGSTACPTGGDAYSTGPAAVPSGAGFPC; encoded by the exons ATGCCGGGCATCTCCGCTCGAGGCCTCTCTCATGAGGGGAGGAGGCAGCTAGCTGTTAACCTTACCCGTGTCCTGGCGCTCTACCGTTCCATCCTGGATGCCTACATCATC GAATTTTTCACGGACAACCTGTGGGACACACTCCCTTGCTCATGGCAGGAAGCACTGGATGGACTGAACCCACCACAGCTGGCCACAATGCTGCTGGGGATGCCTGGGGAAGGGGAGGTCGTCAG GTACAGGTCAGTGTGGCCACTCACCCTGCTGGCCCTGAAGTCCACAGCCTGTGCCCTGGCCTTTACCCGGACGCCTGGCTTTCAGACCACCTCAGAGTTCCTGGAGAACCCCAGCCAGAGCTCCCGACTAACAGCTCCATTCCGGAAACATGTCAGGCCCAAGAAGCAGCATGAGATCCGGAGGCTGGGAGAG TTGGTGAAGAAGCTGAGTGATTTCACAGGCTGCACCCAGGTTGTAGACGTGGGCTCAGGCCAG GGCCATCTCTCCCGCTTCATGGCTCTTGGCCTGGGGTTGATGGTGAAGAGCATCGAAGGGGATCAGAGACTGGTGGAGAGAGCCCAGCGCCTGGACCAGGAGCTTCTGCAGGCtctggagaaagaggagaagaggaacCCACAG ATATGTGCAGCGGGGGCTACAGCGAGTGGGGCTGGACCCCCAGCTGCCACTGAATCTGGCTGCCCTTCAGGCCCACCAGGCCCAGGAGAACCGTGTGGTGGCCTTCTTCAGCCTGGCTCTACTGCTTGCCCCACTGGTGGAGACGCTTATTCTACTGGACCGGCTGCTGTACCTTCAGGAGCAGG GTTTCCATGCTGA
- the RRNAD1 gene encoding protein RRNAD1 isoform X6, protein MAGSTGWTEPTTAGHNAAGDAWGRGGRQTTSEFLENPSQSSRLTAPFRKHVRPKKQHEIRRLGELVKKLSDFTGCTQVVDVGSGQGHLSRFMALGLGLMVKSIEGDQRLVERAQRLDQELLQALEKEEKRNPQVVQTSPRHSPHHVVRWVDPTALCEELLLPLENPCQGRARLLLTGLHACGDLSVALLRHFCCPEVVALASVGCCYMKLSDPGGYPLSQWVAGLPGYELPYRLREGACHALEEYAERLQKAGPGLRTHCYRAALETVIRRARPELRRPGVQGIPRVHELKIEEYVQRGLQRVGLDPQLPLNLAALQAHQAQENRVVAFFSLALLLAPLVETLILLDRLLYLQEQGFHAELLPIFSPELSPRNLVLVATKMPLGQALSILETEDS, encoded by the exons ATGGCAGGAAGCACTGGATGGACTGAACCCACCACAGCTGGCCACAATGCTGCTGGGGATGCCTGGGGAAGGGGAGGTCGTCAG ACCACCTCAGAGTTCCTGGAGAACCCCAGCCAGAGCTCCCGACTAACAGCTCCATTCCGGAAACATGTCAGGCCCAAGAAGCAGCATGAGATCCGGAGGCTGGGAGAG TTGGTGAAGAAGCTGAGTGATTTCACAGGCTGCACCCAGGTTGTAGACGTGGGCTCAGGCCAG GGCCATCTCTCCCGCTTCATGGCTCTTGGCCTGGGGTTGATGGTGAAGAGCATCGAAGGGGATCAGAGACTGGTGGAGAGAGCCCAGCGCCTGGACCAGGAGCTTCTGCAGGCtctggagaaagaggagaagaggaacCCACAG GTGGTCCAAACCAGCCCTCGTCACTCCCCACACCATGTGGTTAGGTGGGTAGACCCCACAGCCCTGTGTGAGGAGCTTCTGCTTCCACTGGAGAACCCGTGTCAGGGCAGGGCCCGCTTGCTGCTCACAGGCCTCCACGCCTGTGGGGATCTGAGTGTTGCCTTGCTGAGGCACTTCTGCTGTCCTGAGGTGGTGGCCCTGGCCTCAGTGGGCTGCTGCTACATGAAGCTGAGTGACCCTGGCGGCTACCCACTGAGTCAGTGGGTGGCTGGGCTGCCTGGCTATGAACTGCCCTACAGGCTTCGGGAGGGGGCCTGCCATGCCCTGGAGGAGTATGCTGAGCGGCTACAGAAAGCTGGCCCTGGCCTCCGAACTCACTGCTACCGTGCAGCACTGGAGACAGTCATCCGACGGGCCCGGCCCGAGCTCCGTCGGCCAGGCGTGCAGGGTATCCCCAGGGTCCACGAGCTCAAGATTGAAGA ATATGTGCAGCGGGGGCTACAGCGAGTGGGGCTGGACCCCCAGCTGCCACTGAATCTGGCTGCCCTTCAGGCCCACCAGGCCCAGGAGAACCGTGTGGTGGCCTTCTTCAGCCTGGCTCTACTGCTTGCCCCACTGGTGGAGACGCTTATTCTACTGGACCGGCTGCTGTACCTTCAGGAGCAGG GTTTCCATGCTGAGCTCCTGCCCATCTTCAGTCCTGAACTCTCTCCCAGAAACCTGGTTCTGGTGGCCACCAAGATGCCCCTGGGTCAGGCTCTTTCTATTCTGGAGACTGAAGACAGCTAA